One Paralichthys olivaceus isolate ysfri-2021 chromosome 8, ASM2471397v2, whole genome shotgun sequence genomic region harbors:
- the trmt1 gene encoding tRNA (guanine(26)-N(2))-dimethyltransferase, with protein MLVRSARLFPLIVSSHVHHSFTCAARQTFQWRICSAAAVLSRGRTSMEPMKTCQDPEVPSNIPPPSSTGCSADAMTPTDDEKKTPPVGLLPGETVVKEGKAAILFPSANEVFYNPVQEFNRDLTCAVITEFARELLAQRGVKVVVPGEKERVVVSLSEETNEADAQVEEKNRTEEPAVTATVGEKCERGLRVLEGLAASGLRSVRFALEVPGLQSITANDFSTKAAGLIARNAQYNGVDHLLQASCRDASMLMYEMRGKKERYDVIDLDPYGSPAPFLDAAVQAVSEGGLLCITCTDMAVMAGNSGETCYSKYGSVSIKAKYCHEMALRIILHSLDQRAGVYQRYIQPLLSVSVDFYIRVFVRVFTGQATVKNSASKQALAYNCVGCGSFHLQRMGKRTMNGKHMKYSAANGPPVGPECEHCGQRHQMGGPLWVEPIHDVAFVQRVLSAVSGNPSRFGTSKRIEGMLSMVTEELEDVPLYYTVDSLSSTIHCNTPPLLQFRSALLHAGHRVSLSHACKNAIKTNAPPAAIWDIMRCWEKSNPVKREKLSETSPAFKILSTEPSLEACFTVREDANPQSRKRHLTRFQENPQAFWGPKARAKAGGGICASLQDKREKFQNKRKNQITDSSQLKHLPCKRFRQGTCSHGEKCCYSHDLEQTKGEKME; from the exons ATGCTGGTTCGGTCAGCTCGGCTCTTCCCCCTCATCGTCTCCAGTCACGTGCATCATTCTTTCACCTGTGCTGCTCGACAGACGTTTCAGTGGAGGATCTGCAGTGCTGCTGCGGTTTTGAGCAGGGGACGGACATCTATGGAGCCCATGAAAACCTGTCAGGACCCAGAGGTTCCCAGTAATATCCCCCCGCCTTCATCTACTGGATGCTCAGCTGATGCTATGACCCCAACAGATGATGAGAAGAAAACGCCTCCCGTGGGTCTTTTACCCGGGGAGACAGTGGTCAAGGAGGGCAAGGCGGCCATCTTGTTTCCCAGTGCAAATGAAGTGTTTTACAACCCGGTCCAGGAGTTTAACAGAGATCTGAC aTGTGCTGTGATCACAGAGTTTGCCAGAGAGCTGCTGGCTCAGCGCGGCGTGAAGGTGGTGGTGCccggagagaaggagagggtggTGGTCTCTCTGTCAGAGGAGACGAACGAGGCAGACGCTCaagtggaggagaaaaacagaacgGAGGAGCCGGCGGTTACTGCAACAGTGGGGGAGAAGTGTGAG CGGGGTCTCCGGGTCCTTGAGGGTCTGGCTGCGTCGGGTTTACGCTCTGTGCGTTTCGCTCTGGAAGTCCCAGGCCTGCAGAGCATAACCGCCAACGACTTCTCCACCAAGGCCGCTGGCCTGATCGCCAGGAACGCCCAGTACAATGGAGTTGACCACCTGCTCCAGGCCAGCTGCAGGGACGCCAG TATGCTGATGTACGAGATGCGAGGGAAGAAGGAGCGCTATGACGTCATTGATCTGGATCCCTATGGTAGCCCCGCCCCCTTTCTGGATGCCGCCGTACAGGCCGTCAGTGAAGGAG gtctgTTGTGTATAACATGCACCGACATGGCCGTGATGGCTGGAAACAGTGGAGAGACCTGCTACAGCAAGTACGGTTCAGTCTCCATCAAAGCCAAATACTGTCACGAGATG GCTCTGCGCATCATCCTCCACAGTTTGGACCAGAGGGCGGGGGTGTACCAGCGATACATCCAGCCCCTGCTGTCCGTCAGCGTCGATTTCTACATCAGAGTTTTTGTTCGTGTATTCACGGGACAGGCTACAGTGAAGAACTCagccag TAAACAGGCTCTGGCCTACAACTGTGTCGGCTGTGGGTCTTTCCACTTACAGAGAATGGGCAAGAGAACGATGAATGGGAAACA tatgAAGTATTCTGCTGCTAATGGACCGCCTGTGGGACCAGAGTGTGAGCACTGTGGACAGAGAcatcag ATGGGGGGTCCTCTCTGGGTGGAGCCCATCCATGATGTGGCGTTTGTCCAGAGGGTTCTGTCCGCTGTGTCTGGGAATCCGTCCAGATTCGGAACATCTAAACGAATCGAGGGGATGCTGAGCATGGTGACGGAG GAGCTGGAAGATGTTCCTCTTTATTACACTGTGGACAGTCTGAGCAGCACGATACACTGCAACACGCCGCCGCTGCTCCAGTTCAG GTCTGCTCTTCTTCACGCCGGTCACCGGGTTTCCCTTTCTCACGCCTGTAAGAACGCCATCAAGACAAacgctcctcctgcagccatcTGGGACATCATGAGATGCTGG GAGAAGTCTAATCCTGTGAAGAGGGAGAAGCTGTCTGAGACCAGCCCGGCCTTTAAGATCCTCTCCACTGAGCCCAG TCTCGAGGCCTGTTTCACTGTGAGGGAGGACGCCAACCCTCAGTCCCGTAAACGCCACCTGACGAGGTTCCAGGAGAACCCTCAGGCGTTCTGGGGACCTAAAGCTCGTGCCAAAGCCGG CGGAGGCATCTGTGCCAGCCTGCAGGACAAGAGAGAGAAGTTCCAGAACAAGAGGAAGAACCAGATCACAGACTCTTCTCAGCTGAAACACCTCCCCTGCAAAAGGTTCAGACAG ggaACATGTTCACATGGAGAGAAATGCTGCTACTCCCACGACCTGGAGcagacaaagggagagaaaatggagtGA
- the nacc1b gene encoding nucleus accumbens-associated protein 1 isoform X1, with amino-acid sequence MAQTLQMAIPNFGNNVLECLNEQRLQGLYCDVSVVVKGHAFKAHRAVLAASSSYFRDLFNAGGKSSVVELPPAVQPQSFQQILAFCYTGRLSMNVGDQFLLMYTAGFLQIQQIMEKGTEFFLKVSSPSCDSQGLHTEETPPSEPQSPVTQTVGGGGVGVVATATGRPSSCLTPLPLVSKVKTEQTSTTPQTTPHPQQQEGSPYSVVCTPVAKRLWEGGSRDGGGGSGGGGGGGMRKAARYSSSSSSSSSSNNTTQDASGRGPASGNTVMVGGGITSVGGAGLNSNHNNNNHNNGGTPEGTSPGTLSMYTSDSPISYHDDEEEDDVADESAEEQYRQICNMYTMYSMLNAGAAVVGERVEALPDLAPDSGGGRGGRGGRSRQDLASLPAELISQIGNRCHPKLYEEGDPAEKLELVSGTSVFISRAQLMNCHVSAGTRHKVLLRRLLAAFFDRSTLANSCGTGIRSSTNDPSRKPLDNRVLHAVKFYCQNFAPSFKESEMNAIAADMCTNARRVVRKSWIPKLKLLMADSDAYSAFLADSVKMEADGLGAEQGFDPASLEAVAAAAAAANSHESGGGATPADALQGAVGDGSTLF; translated from the exons ATGGCTCAGACGCTGCAGATGGCGATCCCTAACTTTGGCAACAACGTCCTGGAGTGTTTGAACGAACAGCGGCTGCAGGGGCTATACTGTGATGTCTCTGTGGTTGTCAAGGGACACGCCTTCAAG GCCCACCGTGCGGTTCTGGCAGCCAGCAGCTCGTACTTCCGGGATCTGTTCAACGCTGGTGGTAAAAGCTCGGTGGTGGAGCTGCCCCCGGCAGTGCAGCCGCAGAGCTTCCAGCAGATCCTGGCCTTCTGCTACACAGGACGCCTCAGCATGAACGTTGGAGACCAGTTCCTGCTCATGTACACCGCCGGCTTCCTCCAGATCCAACAGATCATGGAGAAAGGCACAGAGTTCTTCCTCAAG GTCTCATCTCCAAGCTGTGACTCCCAGGGTCTCCACACTGAGGAGACCCCGCCCTCTGAGCCTCAGAGCCCCGTCACTCAAACAGTGGGAGGGGGCGGAGTCGGTGTTGTCGCCACGGCCACAGGGAGGCCCTCCTCTTGTCTTACACCCCTCCCCCTGGTGTCCAAGGTAAAGACGGAACAGACGTCGACCACTCCTCAGACCACCCCCCACCCGCAGCAG CAGGAGGGCTCCCCCTACTCGGTGGTCTGCACCCCTGTGGCCAAGCGGCTGTGGGAAGGGGGCAGCCGTGATGGGGGCGGGGGGTCTGGGGGGGGCGGTGGAGGCGGAATGAGGAAGGCTGCACGctattcttcctcctcttcctcctcttcctcttctaaCAACACTACCCAGGATGCCTCTGGTCGTGGACCTGCATCTGGCAACACTGTGATGGTGGGCGGCGGCATCACTTCAGTGGGAGGAGCCGGACTCAACAGCAACCATAACAACAATAACCACAACAATGGCGGAACCCCAGAGGGCACGAGCCCGGGCACGCTGAGCATGTACACCAGTGACTCGCCAATCAGTTACCACGACGACGAGGAAGAGGACGACGTGGCGGATGAGAGCGCCGAAGAGCAGTACAGACAGATCTGCAACATGTACACCATGTACAGCATGCTGAATGCCGGAGCAGCGG TGGTCGGGGAGAGGGTGGAGGCTCTGCCGGACCTGGCCCCAGACTCGGGCGGCGGGCGGGGCGGCAGGGGGGGACGTTCCCGGCAGGACCTGGCGTCACTGCCCGCCGAGCTCATCAGCCAGATCGGCAACCGCTGCCACCCGAAGCTGTACGAGGAGGGCGACCCGGCCGAGAAGCTGGAGCTGGTGAGCGGCACGTCCGTGTTCATCTCCCGTGCACAGCTCATGAACTGCCACGTCAGCGCCGGCACCCGCCACAAAGTGTTGCTCAGACGCCTGCTGGCGGCGTTCTTTGACAG GAGCACTCTGGCAAACAGCTGTGGAACAGGAATCCGCTCTTCAACCAACGACCCGAGTCGTAAACCCCTGGACAACAGAGTTCTGCACGCTGTCAAAT TTTACTGCCAGAACTTTGCACCGAGCTTCAAGGAGAGCGAGATGAATGCCATCGCGGCCGATATGTGCACCAATGCTCGTCGCGTCGTCCGCAAGAGCTGGATCCCCAAGCTTAAACTGCTGATGGCCGACAGTGACGCCTACTCCGCCTTCCTGGCCGACAGCGTGAAGATGGAGGCCGACGGTCTGGGGGCGGAGCAAGGCTTTGACCCCGCCTCCCTAGAGGCCGTggcggcggcagcggcggcCGCCAACAGTCACGAATCAGGAGGTGGAGCCACGCCAGCAGACGCCCTTCAAGGGGCGGTAGGAGACGGCAGCACTTTGTTTTGA
- the nacc1b gene encoding nucleus accumbens-associated protein 1 isoform X2 encodes MAQTLQMAIPNFGNNVLECLNEQRLQGLYCDVSVVVKGHAFKAHRAVLAASSSYFRDLFNAGGKSSVVELPPAVQPQSFQQILAFCYTGRLSMNVGDQFLLMYTAGFLQIQQIMEKGTEFFLKVSSPSCDSQGLHTEETPPSEPQSPVTQTVGGGGVGVVATATGRPSSCLTPLPLVSKVKTEQTSTTPQTTPHPQQEGSPYSVVCTPVAKRLWEGGSRDGGGGSGGGGGGGMRKAARYSSSSSSSSSSNNTTQDASGRGPASGNTVMVGGGITSVGGAGLNSNHNNNNHNNGGTPEGTSPGTLSMYTSDSPISYHDDEEEDDVADESAEEQYRQICNMYTMYSMLNAGAAVVGERVEALPDLAPDSGGGRGGRGGRSRQDLASLPAELISQIGNRCHPKLYEEGDPAEKLELVSGTSVFISRAQLMNCHVSAGTRHKVLLRRLLAAFFDRSTLANSCGTGIRSSTNDPSRKPLDNRVLHAVKFYCQNFAPSFKESEMNAIAADMCTNARRVVRKSWIPKLKLLMADSDAYSAFLADSVKMEADGLGAEQGFDPASLEAVAAAAAAANSHESGGGATPADALQGAVGDGSTLF; translated from the exons ATGGCTCAGACGCTGCAGATGGCGATCCCTAACTTTGGCAACAACGTCCTGGAGTGTTTGAACGAACAGCGGCTGCAGGGGCTATACTGTGATGTCTCTGTGGTTGTCAAGGGACACGCCTTCAAG GCCCACCGTGCGGTTCTGGCAGCCAGCAGCTCGTACTTCCGGGATCTGTTCAACGCTGGTGGTAAAAGCTCGGTGGTGGAGCTGCCCCCGGCAGTGCAGCCGCAGAGCTTCCAGCAGATCCTGGCCTTCTGCTACACAGGACGCCTCAGCATGAACGTTGGAGACCAGTTCCTGCTCATGTACACCGCCGGCTTCCTCCAGATCCAACAGATCATGGAGAAAGGCACAGAGTTCTTCCTCAAG GTCTCATCTCCAAGCTGTGACTCCCAGGGTCTCCACACTGAGGAGACCCCGCCCTCTGAGCCTCAGAGCCCCGTCACTCAAACAGTGGGAGGGGGCGGAGTCGGTGTTGTCGCCACGGCCACAGGGAGGCCCTCCTCTTGTCTTACACCCCTCCCCCTGGTGTCCAAGGTAAAGACGGAACAGACGTCGACCACTCCTCAGACCACCCCCCACCCGCAGCAG GAGGGCTCCCCCTACTCGGTGGTCTGCACCCCTGTGGCCAAGCGGCTGTGGGAAGGGGGCAGCCGTGATGGGGGCGGGGGGTCTGGGGGGGGCGGTGGAGGCGGAATGAGGAAGGCTGCACGctattcttcctcctcttcctcctcttcctcttctaaCAACACTACCCAGGATGCCTCTGGTCGTGGACCTGCATCTGGCAACACTGTGATGGTGGGCGGCGGCATCACTTCAGTGGGAGGAGCCGGACTCAACAGCAACCATAACAACAATAACCACAACAATGGCGGAACCCCAGAGGGCACGAGCCCGGGCACGCTGAGCATGTACACCAGTGACTCGCCAATCAGTTACCACGACGACGAGGAAGAGGACGACGTGGCGGATGAGAGCGCCGAAGAGCAGTACAGACAGATCTGCAACATGTACACCATGTACAGCATGCTGAATGCCGGAGCAGCGG TGGTCGGGGAGAGGGTGGAGGCTCTGCCGGACCTGGCCCCAGACTCGGGCGGCGGGCGGGGCGGCAGGGGGGGACGTTCCCGGCAGGACCTGGCGTCACTGCCCGCCGAGCTCATCAGCCAGATCGGCAACCGCTGCCACCCGAAGCTGTACGAGGAGGGCGACCCGGCCGAGAAGCTGGAGCTGGTGAGCGGCACGTCCGTGTTCATCTCCCGTGCACAGCTCATGAACTGCCACGTCAGCGCCGGCACCCGCCACAAAGTGTTGCTCAGACGCCTGCTGGCGGCGTTCTTTGACAG GAGCACTCTGGCAAACAGCTGTGGAACAGGAATCCGCTCTTCAACCAACGACCCGAGTCGTAAACCCCTGGACAACAGAGTTCTGCACGCTGTCAAAT TTTACTGCCAGAACTTTGCACCGAGCTTCAAGGAGAGCGAGATGAATGCCATCGCGGCCGATATGTGCACCAATGCTCGTCGCGTCGTCCGCAAGAGCTGGATCCCCAAGCTTAAACTGCTGATGGCCGACAGTGACGCCTACTCCGCCTTCCTGGCCGACAGCGTGAAGATGGAGGCCGACGGTCTGGGGGCGGAGCAAGGCTTTGACCCCGCCTCCCTAGAGGCCGTggcggcggcagcggcggcCGCCAACAGTCACGAATCAGGAGGTGGAGCCACGCCAGCAGACGCCCTTCAAGGGGCGGTAGGAGACGGCAGCACTTTGTTTTGA
- the nacc1b gene encoding nucleus accumbens-associated protein 1 isoform X3, translated as MAQTLQMAIPNFGNNVLECLNEQRLQGLYCDVSVVVKGHAFKAHRAVLAASSSYFRDLFNAGGKSSVVELPPAVQPQSFQQILAFCYTGRLSMNVGDQFLLMYTAGFLQIQQIMEKGTEFFLKVSSPSCDSQGLHTEETPPSEPQSPVTQTVGGGGVGVVATATGRPSSCLTPLPLVSKQEGSPYSVVCTPVAKRLWEGGSRDGGGGSGGGGGGGMRKAARYSSSSSSSSSSNNTTQDASGRGPASGNTVMVGGGITSVGGAGLNSNHNNNNHNNGGTPEGTSPGTLSMYTSDSPISYHDDEEEDDVADESAEEQYRQICNMYTMYSMLNAGAAVVGERVEALPDLAPDSGGGRGGRGGRSRQDLASLPAELISQIGNRCHPKLYEEGDPAEKLELVSGTSVFISRAQLMNCHVSAGTRHKVLLRRLLAAFFDRSTLANSCGTGIRSSTNDPSRKPLDNRVLHAVKFYCQNFAPSFKESEMNAIAADMCTNARRVVRKSWIPKLKLLMADSDAYSAFLADSVKMEADGLGAEQGFDPASLEAVAAAAAAANSHESGGGATPADALQGAVGDGSTLF; from the exons ATGGCTCAGACGCTGCAGATGGCGATCCCTAACTTTGGCAACAACGTCCTGGAGTGTTTGAACGAACAGCGGCTGCAGGGGCTATACTGTGATGTCTCTGTGGTTGTCAAGGGACACGCCTTCAAG GCCCACCGTGCGGTTCTGGCAGCCAGCAGCTCGTACTTCCGGGATCTGTTCAACGCTGGTGGTAAAAGCTCGGTGGTGGAGCTGCCCCCGGCAGTGCAGCCGCAGAGCTTCCAGCAGATCCTGGCCTTCTGCTACACAGGACGCCTCAGCATGAACGTTGGAGACCAGTTCCTGCTCATGTACACCGCCGGCTTCCTCCAGATCCAACAGATCATGGAGAAAGGCACAGAGTTCTTCCTCAAG GTCTCATCTCCAAGCTGTGACTCCCAGGGTCTCCACACTGAGGAGACCCCGCCCTCTGAGCCTCAGAGCCCCGTCACTCAAACAGTGGGAGGGGGCGGAGTCGGTGTTGTCGCCACGGCCACAGGGAGGCCCTCCTCTTGTCTTACACCCCTCCCCCTGGTGTCCAAG CAGGAGGGCTCCCCCTACTCGGTGGTCTGCACCCCTGTGGCCAAGCGGCTGTGGGAAGGGGGCAGCCGTGATGGGGGCGGGGGGTCTGGGGGGGGCGGTGGAGGCGGAATGAGGAAGGCTGCACGctattcttcctcctcttcctcctcttcctcttctaaCAACACTACCCAGGATGCCTCTGGTCGTGGACCTGCATCTGGCAACACTGTGATGGTGGGCGGCGGCATCACTTCAGTGGGAGGAGCCGGACTCAACAGCAACCATAACAACAATAACCACAACAATGGCGGAACCCCAGAGGGCACGAGCCCGGGCACGCTGAGCATGTACACCAGTGACTCGCCAATCAGTTACCACGACGACGAGGAAGAGGACGACGTGGCGGATGAGAGCGCCGAAGAGCAGTACAGACAGATCTGCAACATGTACACCATGTACAGCATGCTGAATGCCGGAGCAGCGG TGGTCGGGGAGAGGGTGGAGGCTCTGCCGGACCTGGCCCCAGACTCGGGCGGCGGGCGGGGCGGCAGGGGGGGACGTTCCCGGCAGGACCTGGCGTCACTGCCCGCCGAGCTCATCAGCCAGATCGGCAACCGCTGCCACCCGAAGCTGTACGAGGAGGGCGACCCGGCCGAGAAGCTGGAGCTGGTGAGCGGCACGTCCGTGTTCATCTCCCGTGCACAGCTCATGAACTGCCACGTCAGCGCCGGCACCCGCCACAAAGTGTTGCTCAGACGCCTGCTGGCGGCGTTCTTTGACAG GAGCACTCTGGCAAACAGCTGTGGAACAGGAATCCGCTCTTCAACCAACGACCCGAGTCGTAAACCCCTGGACAACAGAGTTCTGCACGCTGTCAAAT TTTACTGCCAGAACTTTGCACCGAGCTTCAAGGAGAGCGAGATGAATGCCATCGCGGCCGATATGTGCACCAATGCTCGTCGCGTCGTCCGCAAGAGCTGGATCCCCAAGCTTAAACTGCTGATGGCCGACAGTGACGCCTACTCCGCCTTCCTGGCCGACAGCGTGAAGATGGAGGCCGACGGTCTGGGGGCGGAGCAAGGCTTTGACCCCGCCTCCCTAGAGGCCGTggcggcggcagcggcggcCGCCAACAGTCACGAATCAGGAGGTGGAGCCACGCCAGCAGACGCCCTTCAAGGGGCGGTAGGAGACGGCAGCACTTTGTTTTGA